The genomic segment ATACCTTGAAACTGTTTCAGTTTGTGGACGAGGTTCTCAAATCTGAGCTTTATATTCGTTGCTAGAGCACACCGCAAGTCATGCTGAAGATCCAGCCGGTTTCTTGCTTTAGTCTTAATCGTAACAAGACTTGAAAACCCTTGTTCACAGAGATATGTTGttggaaaagggagaagaactTTTTCAGCCTCCCGAGTCAGAATGGGATTATCCTTGAATTGAGTCCAAAATTTTGAACATTGGAGGTTTTCAAAGCATTGCTTCTGCACTTGATTTCCCTGGAGGTCTGTAAGTTTTTGAAATCCTGGAATATCTTCTCCAACCTCTGTGACATTCACAGTGAAAGCATTCCTTATCCAGCTATGCTTTTTCAAGTCAATATACCTGTCTATTTCTTCCTGAAGATTCCTCAGATGATCTTCGACAATATTTCTGATATCAGGCAGGAATATATCTGATGAATCTTCCAACATAGCACTTAGTTCTGGAAAAGCTGCAATGTTTCCTTTGGCCAACTTTTCTCTCCAGAGAGCAAGCTTTTTCTTGAAGGAGACGATTTTTTCGCCAATATCCACCATGGTGTGATTTCGACCCTGCATGTCtaatgttacgttcaccggttaaatgggtaagattggcatcggggagccggtgaacaataacaataaaaaaagaaaaacactgcaggttcaactagtgaggatatgcaaagggggcacttaagaagccaTTTAAaaacccaataacaaaacacacatgaaactaacatacacatatagatataacacacaaatacatataacaataaagaacccaacctaacaatacctaacaataatactattcctatatggaggcaatgtggaaaaaacgggacgaaagggaagtgatacttatgaggtgtcgcagtggtgaagtgctgggtgatgtagatcccacggtattccaagagACGTTGTGTTCACTGATTGAGGCCGTGACCTCGACTGACGTCCAAATatcagggagctcgcttaacatttccacttgagtcgaatggggccgcgtttatccaacttcgggacagtaatggggcttcatgagacggtgacgtggagggttcatgagacggtgacgtggagggcaggtggagaggtggcgaacgaggtagcaagcggaggaggtgagggtagtggagtatgttacagttgggccgtaacatttcctcccccctaagacctccgtaatgggctcatgaaggaggtgagacgggagatcttgataaggcgtcggcgatgatgttgtccaccccattgatatggtggacttccaagttgaagggttgagttaacaaggcccacctaagaatgcgttggtttcggttcttcatggcgtgaaggaaggccagagggttgtgatcggtgaagaccttcgtagtttgaggaccaggatgaaggtagcactcaaaacgttggagcgccaggacgagtgccagagcctccttctcgatggtggagtagttgagttggtgtttcttcagcttggcggagtgataggcgatgggatggaggatgccacttgtggggtccgcttgtaggaggacagcacccactccaactccactcgcgtccacttgtagatggaagggcgggagtgatctggcgtccagaccactggctccgaggagaggaacgccttgagatgttggaaggcttggtcacaggtcggggtccagtggaaggggacggaagtgctgataaggtccgtcaggggcggccagggtggagaagttcctacagaatcgtctgtagaaaccagccatccccaagaacctcatgagagctttcctggtggtagggacaggaagccaaggatggcctccacgttggctctcttggggcgaaccttgccgttccccaccacatgtcccaggtagaccaccgtagacttcccgaaggtggacttggccaggttgattgtaagaccggcttcctgcaaccgacccatcagcctccggagacgggtcagatgtgtcacccagtcgtccgaagtcaccatcaggtcgtccagataggcagatgttccctcaaagtcctgggtgatgtaatttatagcactctggaaggtggcaggagcattagacaagccgaagggcatcactgtgtattggtatagcccgaagggggtgatgaaggcggatattatttgggcctcgtctgAGAGGGAAATCTGGTActaacctttaagtaaatctttggtggttacaaatttggctacttcTATGCtgtctataaggtcctctatcaagggcaatgggtaggagtctggtaccgtcactttatttaatttcctgtagtcggtgcaaaatcgactactaccatctggcttagatgttaacaggcagggagaagcccaagggGATAtgctaggttctgcaaggtgatgacggagcagatagtctacctcttttttcatcaagtctcttttaatgggtgaaatgcgataggctggttgtcttataggcttgatgtcattagatattaatgttatatcatgttggatagtagtacaaagtcctggaaggtcacctgtgatttctgaaaagtctagcaataactttttaagatcagactgttgtgaaggtgttaaggaaaaaaaacctcatcaaggttggacatgatttggctgtttgaggggcgtcctttaggtgacgagaagaggaattcgatgtcggactcttcctcggggggcacaggaccagactccttccctaccagacatacaggtacagtgcgagacaagtcgtcctctggttctctggagtggtaaggtttcattagattaatatgaactagttgggaatccttacgacggtcaggagtgtggaccacatagtttaatggacttagtttttgagccacaacataaggtcccatgaacttactgtgaagagcattgcctggagtggggagaaaagtaaaaccttgtctcctggtttgaaacttctcatgacagatttgggaagagaattttgttgcattttagtttgagatttgaggaagtttgatttagcaaaagatctgacttcactgattttattcttaaggttactgatgtagtcagacacactggggcttgaaggagtattttgagtaaaccattgatcctttaatattttgagaggccccctgatctgtctaccatagagtaattcaaaagggagtaacctaaagaatcttgaggagattctcttaaagcgaagagaaggaaagagatactttcatcccagtctccttgatgctccaagcaatacttcttcatcatggattttaatgtttggtgaaaccgctccagacagccttgggattggggtggtaagccgaggaggttacatggtcgatgtttagctcattcactatctgttggaaaaaattgctagtgaaattgctacccttgtcagactgaatttgttttggaattcctaccgaggtgaaaaaatgtattagatgttttacaatggtctttgatgtgatgttcttaagagggaatgcttcagggtacctggtagtgggatccatgagggttaacaaatactgattccctcgtttggttttgggtaagggccctacgcagtccagaacgatcttttcgaagggctccgtctgaactggaataggcgtcagaggagctggcacaaggcgttcgttaggcttacccacaatttgacatatatgacatgtttttacatagtgtgacacatcctttttcattcctggccaaaaaaaaaaaaaatgttgaagagccttcttgtaggttttttggatgcctagatgacctgacaatccatcatgagctagttctataatggatgacaacttgatgtgtttctgaccaggtgtctagttgtttcagttcaggaggtctgtaggcacgcatcaggactccttcctgataataaaaacaaggcaatttaaacatatcctttgtctcactggcaacatgtctgatcttagccaaagtgagatcctgttcctgagcattaatcaaattctcctttgaaatgatgttattgtacaagttgtcagtagaggcaatcattggtggaggaggtggtgaaagggcaggggacttggactgagacctggtgactgcacacactgggaagaagtgaggggatgtttcgtccagggtcttagtgggactttctgttaagggagaatcaagaacaattaagtttggaacagccaagttacccgcaagatcattacccagtacaagatgtacccccggtactggcagttcaccaggtttaatggctacctcaacctctcctgaaatgaaagggcactgtaagctaatgttagccaagggataggagagctgtgattcgagacctgtaaggatcaccttctccccagtgaaagcctgtttgatgttagggatgacatcttcccttaagatggattgggcagcacctgtatcacgcagaaccttgacatttattgccttgtctttaccatcagtcagggacactttaccttgatacatgtatgagtcataaagttctagaggagagttgacagggttagctagggccactggtttcttgttctcaaaggtgttaggtttaggggccacaaaagaaggttgacgttgagaggccttgcaatttgggtgtctacattttggatcgtgtgacctggtttcttacagtatgtacaccagtgggaattatatgcatttggcgagaatccggtcggcttaccaccgcgccccaaaaccttccccaaaggaggacctaacattagatagtgaaccacgacctctactacccagggatcccatcaacaaagcaaaggcatcagccactttagcggcagacataagatcactctctcccgttcttccacatgcctcagaatattaaagggtaacttgttcttccattcttccaggaccattagattgagcaactccgaaaaggtggtaatgttaagggcggctaaccatttcttaaattgtcttagtttctcactagcaaattcaacataggtgtgagagtctggtttcacatactttcggaactgttgtctgtatccgtcagaagtgatagagtaggcgtctagaatgttacctttgatctcttcatactctacctcatcactaaggccgttgtataccctgtaagcttttcctactagcttgaggacaaggagagatacccactgatccttgggccatttattcctattagcaatttattcctattaacaagaaaaacaaatgcaactacaggcagaaaaagaagagaaagagatgcaactacaggcagaaagagaaaagaaacaaatgcaactacaggcagaaagagaagatagagagagagaacaagaaagacaaatgcaactacaggaaaaacaaatgcaactacaggcagaaaaagaagagagagaatttcagttacaacttaaaaggcaggagaaagagttcgaaattcaggagttaaccctacgaaataacgctaagtttagaggggaagaaatagatttaaagaaaaaaatggcaagctttaatcctgctacagctgctcctctAATTCCCCCTTTTGaggaatctgatgttgacgggtcatttcgcgccttTGAGAAGATAACGCatacttaggtgggccttgttaactcaacccttcaacttggaagtccaccaaatcaagggggtggacaacatcatcgccgacgccttatcaagatctcccatctcacttccttcatgagcccattatgtcttaggggggaggaaatgttacggcccgcccgtaacatacgccactaccctcacctcctccgcttgctacctcgttcgccacttttccatctcccctccacgtcaccgtctcatgaaccctccacgtcacagTCTCATGAACTTTCCgttaccgtctcatgaagccccactactgtcctgaagttggattcacgcagccccattcgactcaagcggaattgttaagcgagctccctgatttttTGGACATCAGTCCAGGTCatggcctcaaccagtgaatacaacgcctcttggaataccgtgggatccacatcacccagcacttcaccactgcgacacctcgtaagtatcacttcccctcgtcccgtttttttccACATCtactccatataggattagtattattgttaggtattgttaagttgggttctttattgttatatgtatttgtgtgttatatctatatgtgtatgtcagtttcatgtgtgttttgttattgggttattaaatggcttcttaagtgccccctttgcatatcctcaccagttgaacctgcagtgttatttttgcatccggtattctagtctaagcttctcaatttcccactgacttatcctactcttatcctgttcttcccggggactgtgtattatagtccagtcctcgtagaggctgacatgggagttaactcttctatggcatttcctagcaacttaccttcttgcactagatgttcaacaagtacatcaaaatgtttagcgatggcttttcattggtctttttttttatgttagcacctttaagttgttccagagaagggtcagcacaaaaatcttcaacgttaaactgagcggaagccatattaaataaatagatgttaaacaaacaaaaaaaaaaatgataagtgaattacttaagtgaggaacttggcagagggataataaaggcaaccttggaaattacctagattatacttaagtaaacacttatgagtacaatcactaatggggggtaaactagagaattacggcattaagagggatccggattactctagttacgagacttgagagtgaggagtgaaTTGTACtgggacttgttattgataaggaggcggactAGTTAAAAGGGCCAAttataactagcgagaaaaatgatccgcgaagtgaggggattgagggtttgcatgaacatatgatgatcccaacacttggataacacttattacacacctgcctatgtgcaaaaaatagagataagtgctatcggtgaacacgcctttctacctggtttcctgctctaccactgctatgtgataccaatgaaagtcacgaagcacttttaacccaaagggagccacttgatcgcacaaaggtaaatttaaaccacacgcagagtaagtcacagaaaaaaaacacatcaaagtcacaacaccacagaagcacaaaaaaaagtaatgtaatcacagaaaaaaattcactggaaaaatggaacactgaacaagagTTATaagggtcctgtcacggtcgccaatcgttacgttcaccggttaaatgggtaagattggcatcgcggagccggtgaacaataacaataaaaaaaacaccgcaggttcaactggtgaggatatgcaaagaagccatttaataacccaataacaaaaatcacatgaaactgacatacaaatatagatataacacacaaatacatataacaataaagaacccaacttaacaatacctaacaataatactaatcctaaatggaggcaatgtggaaaaaaacgggacgagggaaagtgatacttatgaggtgtcgcagtggtgaagtgctcggtgatgtggatcccacggtattccaagaggcgttgtgttcactggttgaggccttgacctcgactgacgtCCAAAActcagggagctcgcttaacacttccgcttgagttgaatggggccgcgtgaatccaacttcgggacagtagcggggtttcatgagatggtgacgtggagggttcatgagacggtgacgtggagggttcatgagacggtgacgtggaggggaggtggagaaatggcgaacgaggtagcaagcggaggaggtgagtgtagtggagtatgttacgggcgggccgtaacactaaATTGAGTTCATTTAGATGCGTGAAGATATCACTTAAATAAGCAAGCTTTGCTAGCCAAGCAGCATCCTTAAAGCGGTCTGCTAGTGTATGGCGTTTTTCATAGAGAAAGATTTCAATTTAAGATTTTAGCTCAAGAACTCTTGCCAGGATCTTTCCTCGAGATAGCCAACGGACATCAGAATGAAATAACAAGTCTTGGTAATGCGATCCCATCTCTTCACACATTTTATGGAAAATGCGTAAGTTTAGAGCTCTTGCTTtgacaaacttcactatttgtatAGCATCACTTAGAACTGCATGTAGGTCTGGTTGCAGAAGACGTGAAGCAAGGTTCTCTCGGTGCAACAGACAATGAATTATGATAACATCAGGGTTCTCAGTTTTAATGCGAGTAACAAAACCCACACGACTTCCCATCATTGAAGGAGCTCCATCAGTGCACACGGCCAAGCAGTTTTTCCAGTCTAGATCATATTTATTGAGAAAAGTTGAAACATTATGAAATATGTCTTCCCCAGAGGTGGTACTTGACAGCGCATTACAGAAGATAAATTCCTCCAAAATGTCATTTTCTCCGCTGTACCTTACAAAAACCATCAATTCAGGATCACCTGCAATGTCCACTGACTCATCAATTTGCAGAGAAAAGTGCCCTGCTTTTTTCAGTGCCAAAATTAGCTGAGATAAAATATCTTCTGAAATAAGATCAATCCTACGTTTAATGGTATTGTCAGAGAGTGGTACTGATTCAAGTTTCTTGGTATGTCTGTTGCACCAAgagttttttttcaccattgCCATTGCTGCTGGTTTCACCAGCTTCTCTCCAATGTTATGAGGCTTTTTAGATTTTGCTATCATCCATGCCACCTCAAAGGACACCAAAGAAGCCTTctccagtgaaaaaaaaaaaacgaacttgAGGGAGTATCAGTCCGACTTCGTTTAATTTGTTGTTCTTTGTCATTCCAGTAACCCCGTGGTTTTTCAGCAAATTTTGGATGGACTGTTTGCAAATGACGTTtcaacttatttttcttcatagatTCACAAGCAAGGACTTACAGGCACTGGAGACACTGAGGACGTACGTTCCCGGATCGTTCTCTCATCTCAGTGAATTCAAATTTTAAGAACTCGGCTTGTACACCAACTGTGTTTTGCGTTGGGCCATTTTTTGAAGATAAAAGTCAGAcctggaaagaagaaataagcaaATCTTACTAATACATGCAAACACTtctaaataataaaacagtatGTGCACTAATATAGCAATACACTCAACACACCGATAATCAACGTTACACTTCTCTCCACGAAAAAAAACTGCTCACCAACAGTTGATATCAAACTATCTATCCTTCATTACGCTCGTATAATGTGAGAGTGTTAGGGAGAATGAATGGGGATAAGGACGGCGCACATGAACCTTCAATAGGTTGGAGTGAGCTGACGTAACATGTGCAGAAACAATCGAATACTTGATGCGATTGTAACAAGAGACAAATTAAGAGAAAACATGTTCTTCGAAACTTTTATAGACACACGCAGGCTATGCACAGCATGATCAAATCAACAATAGCTATATTCAACAACAGTAAtttcacacatacatatataagcaGAGGGCGATGGAAGGAAGGCATTTACgagttattaaaaaaaagtacgaTACATACAATGCTTACTTCTTCTGGAGAAGTACCGTTCTTTCACTGCTGCAGCGTCACACGTGACTGACTGCTCACTCAGGCGAACGCAGACTGTTCGGCGGCAAATACACGTATTGTACATGAAAGCTACTCACTCGTACTACGGGCGGAATTCCACGAGTATAGGCGTTTTATGACCGCTTCTCGTTTTGTTACTATGTGATCAGTAGAATCTTTACTTAGTCTTACTaactaaagtaaaaataaataaatgtcaccATATGTGAATTATTAACTTATTTTTGTAAGACCCTCTGGCGACCCTCAAAAACACCTTTGCGACCCTAGTTTGGGTCGCGACCCTggggttgggaaccactgacctagagcaactggtgcaacaccctactcgtattcctgaccatcttggataTAAGCACAAAATTCTTgacctcttccttacctctaatccttctgcttatgctgttaccctatcttctccgttgggctcctccaatcacaacctcatatctgtatcttgtcctattttccaattcctcctcaggatccccaatgCAGAGGTGTCTCTGCCATTTTGCCTCTGCTAGTTGGGGGGCATGACTTTTCCTGGAATAAtaactgtttccgtgtcagagatccatctctgtgtgctgaatgcagaacagaggtgatagtatttggcatggaggcgtatattcctcattctttttctcaacctaaaccttctaaatctCGGTTTAACACAatctgttctcatgctatacatgatagagaggttacccacgaaaggtacttgagccttccattacTTGAATCTcaagcactttatatttctgcctggaatcatgccaaatctgcttttcaacttgccaaacattccttcataaatagaaaatgtcaaaatatttcaaactccaactcccgtCAAGACTTCTGACATCTggtcaaaaacatctccaataactacttcttcatctttccctcctttattttatcttgatGGCATCACTACCttcacatctgtctctaaagctgaaatcttctctcaaacctatgCTAAGAACTCTACCTTAGATGATTCTagacttgtccctccctcctttcctccccctgactatttcatgccatcaCATAAAATGAATTTTAATGGTGCTTTTTATGCCCCCAGTGGCCTTAACCCTCGGAAAGCTTACggacc from the Portunus trituberculatus isolate SZX2019 chromosome 48, ASM1759143v1, whole genome shotgun sequence genome contains:
- the LOC123498438 gene encoding zinc finger BED domain-containing protein 5-like; protein product: MVDIGEKIVSFKKKLALWREKLAKGNIAAFPELSAMLEDSSDIFLPDIRNIVEDHLRNLQEEIDRYIDLKKHSWIRNAFTVNVTEVGEDIPGFQKLTDLQGNQVQKQCFENLQCSKFWTQFKDNPILTREAEKVLLPFPTTYLCEQGFSSLVTIKTKARNRLDLQHDLRCALATNIKLRFENLVHKLKQFQGIH